The Candidatus Manganitrophus noduliformans genome includes a window with the following:
- the yihA gene encoding ribosome biogenesis GTP-binding protein YihA/YsxC — MKLTSVEYIKGCTAIEDCPKEPLPEIAFVGRSNVGKSSLINSLLGRKIAYVSSTPGKTQLIHFFKINRKFFLVDLPGYGYAKAPMSVRMQWGPMIETYLTKRKQLKGIVLLIDLRHPAAFLDQEMKKWLDHFQVPTLYAATKADKIGRNQRKEQIEAVKASFGISDVIVTSAESKEGRDLLWKEVERVVLGQKDP, encoded by the coding sequence ATGAAATTGACTTCGGTGGAATATATCAAAGGGTGTACCGCGATCGAGGATTGTCCCAAGGAGCCGCTTCCGGAGATCGCTTTCGTCGGGCGATCGAATGTCGGGAAGTCGTCGCTGATCAATTCTCTCCTGGGGCGGAAGATCGCCTATGTCTCCTCCACGCCGGGGAAGACGCAGCTGATTCATTTCTTCAAGATCAACCGGAAATTTTTTCTCGTCGATCTCCCCGGCTATGGCTACGCCAAGGCGCCGATGTCGGTGCGGATGCAGTGGGGGCCGATGATCGAGACCTATCTGACGAAGCGGAAGCAGCTGAAAGGGATCGTCCTCTTGATCGACCTTCGCCACCCGGCCGCCTTCCTCGATCAGGAGATGAAGAAGTGGCTCGACCACTTTCAGGTACCGACCCTTTATGCGGCGACGAAAGCCGACAAGATCGGGCGGAATCAGAGAAAGGAGCAGATCGAGGCGGTGAAGGCTTCATTCGGGATTTCCGACGTCATCGTGACCTCGGCGGAAAGTAAAGAGGGGAGGGATCTTCTTTGGAAAGAGGTGGAGCGGGTGGTGTTAGGACAAAAAGATCCTTGA
- the glgX gene encoding glycogen debranching protein GlgX, translating into MKIKLCPGQPYPLGATWDGEGTNFALFSENATAVELILYDEVYAKKAAAVIRLREQTDQVWHGYLPGIGPGQLYGYRVYGPYQPEQGHRFNPAKLLIDPYAKAISGNIQWSDLLFPYPLGNPDQDLKKDDRNDGASVPKSVVIDTAFDWGDDRLLRTPWHKTIIYEVHVKGFTAQHPEIDERIRGTYAGFASEPAIRYLKELGITAVELLPVHHHVDDMYLIEKGLSNYWGYNSIGFFAPDVRYAASNERGSQVGEFKRMVKALHAAGIEVILDVVYNHTAEGNHLGPTLSFRGIDNLAYYKTVPDQPRYYMDYTGTGNSMNMNHPRTLQLIMDSLRYFVNEMHVDGFRFDLASTLARELHDVDRLAAFFDIIHQDPVLSQVKLIAEPWDVGEGGYQVGNFPVLWTEWNGKYRDAVRRYWRGDDSHISEMGWRLAGSGDLYQHNGRRPYASINFITAHDGFTLNDLVSYNEKHNIANGEENRDGINENDSWNCGAEGPTDDPGIVALREQQKRNFLATLFLSQGVPMLLGGDEVSRTQQGNNNTYCQDNPLSWHHWEWSGRQRDLLVFTKKLIRLRHEHPIFRRRKYFSGRKIHGAGVKDISWFRPDGEEMTENEWNTFFVKVLGLRLIGEELDETDRHGDPIRDDAFLILMNAHHEPIEFTLPKEPAPQIWEICIDTAAPDREPERFKSGESFSLPGRALVLFRQAGL; encoded by the coding sequence ATGAAAATAAAACTCTGCCCGGGCCAACCCTACCCCCTGGGGGCCACCTGGGACGGCGAAGGGACCAACTTCGCCCTTTTTTCCGAAAACGCCACCGCCGTCGAGCTCATCCTGTATGACGAAGTCTACGCGAAGAAAGCCGCCGCCGTGATCCGCCTGCGCGAGCAGACCGATCAGGTCTGGCACGGCTATCTCCCCGGCATCGGCCCGGGACAGCTCTACGGATACCGCGTCTACGGACCCTACCAGCCGGAGCAGGGACACCGGTTCAATCCGGCCAAGCTCCTGATCGATCCCTATGCCAAGGCGATCTCCGGGAACATCCAATGGAGCGATCTCCTCTTCCCCTATCCGCTGGGAAACCCCGACCAAGACCTGAAAAAAGACGATCGGAACGACGGGGCTTCCGTCCCGAAAAGCGTTGTGATCGACACCGCTTTCGATTGGGGCGACGACCGCCTGCTTCGGACCCCGTGGCATAAAACGATTATCTACGAAGTCCACGTCAAAGGGTTCACGGCGCAGCATCCGGAAATCGACGAGCGGATTCGGGGAACCTATGCCGGGTTCGCCTCGGAACCGGCGATCCGTTATCTCAAAGAGCTCGGGATCACGGCGGTGGAGCTGTTGCCGGTCCATCATCATGTCGATGATATGTATCTGATCGAAAAAGGGCTCTCGAATTACTGGGGATACAACAGCATCGGCTTCTTCGCCCCCGACGTCCGCTACGCCGCCTCGAACGAGCGGGGAAGCCAGGTCGGGGAATTCAAGCGGATGGTGAAAGCGCTGCACGCCGCCGGAATCGAAGTGATCCTCGACGTCGTCTACAATCACACGGCGGAGGGAAACCATCTCGGCCCGACCCTCTCCTTCCGCGGCATCGACAACCTCGCCTACTATAAAACCGTCCCCGACCAGCCGCGCTACTACATGGACTACACCGGGACCGGAAACAGCATGAACATGAATCACCCCCGGACATTGCAGCTGATCATGGACTCGCTCCGCTACTTCGTCAACGAGATGCATGTCGACGGATTCCGTTTCGATCTCGCCTCTACGCTCGCGCGGGAGCTGCACGACGTCGATCGGCTCGCGGCCTTCTTCGACATCATCCATCAAGACCCGGTCCTCTCCCAGGTCAAGCTGATCGCCGAGCCGTGGGACGTCGGCGAGGGGGGCTACCAGGTCGGCAACTTCCCGGTCCTCTGGACCGAGTGGAACGGGAAGTACCGCGACGCCGTCCGGCGCTACTGGCGGGGCGACGACAGCCATATCTCCGAGATGGGGTGGCGGCTCGCTGGATCGGGCGATCTCTATCAACACAACGGGCGGCGGCCGTATGCCAGCATCAACTTCATCACCGCGCACGACGGCTTTACGCTGAACGACCTGGTCAGCTACAACGAGAAACACAACATCGCCAACGGAGAGGAGAACCGGGACGGGATCAACGAAAACGACAGCTGGAATTGCGGGGCGGAGGGGCCGACCGACGATCCGGGGATTGTCGCGCTGCGGGAGCAGCAGAAGCGGAACTTTCTGGCGACCCTCTTCCTCTCCCAGGGGGTCCCGATGCTCCTCGGCGGCGACGAAGTCAGCCGGACCCAACAGGGAAACAACAACACCTACTGCCAGGACAACCCCCTCTCCTGGCACCATTGGGAGTGGAGCGGCCGCCAGCGGGACCTCCTGGTATTCACGAAAAAGCTGATCCGCCTCCGGCATGAGCACCCGATCTTCCGCCGAAGGAAATATTTCTCCGGGCGGAAGATCCACGGCGCCGGCGTCAAAGACATCTCCTGGTTCCGGCCCGACGGAGAAGAGATGACCGAAAACGAATGGAATACCTTTTTTGTAAAAGTCTTGGGGCTTCGGCTGATCGGGGAGGAGCTGGATGAAACCGACCGGCACGGCGATCCGATCCGCGACGACGCCTTTCTCATTTTGATGAACGCCCATCACGAGCCGATTGAATTTACCCTCCCGAAAGAGCCGGCCCCCCAGATCTGGGAGATTTGCATCGACACCGCCGCCCCCGATCGGGAGCCGGAGCGTTTCAAAAGCGGCGAATCTTTTTCCCTTCCGGGACGGGCGTTGGTGTTGTTCAGACAGGCGGGTTTGTAG